In Elusimicrobiota bacterium, a genomic segment contains:
- the pheA gene encoding chorismate mutase produces MELGKFRKKIDNIDSQILELLNQRAVIVKQVGKHKQAKNIPYFVPERERQILDKLEAQNTGPLNNEAVREVFIQVLSICR; encoded by the coding sequence ATGGAACTTGGAAAATTTAGAAAAAAAATTGATAATATAGATTCTCAAATACTTGAATTGTTAAACCAACGCGCGGTCATCGTTAAACAGGTTGGGAAACATAAGCAAGCTAAGAATATACCGTATTTTGTACCTGAACGTGAACGCCAGATACTTGATAAACTGGAAGCACAAAACACCGGTCCATTGAATAATGAAGCAGTGCGCGAAGTATTCATACAAGTATTGAGTATATGCCGTAA